In Candidatus Methylomirabilota bacterium, a single window of DNA contains:
- a CDS encoding AEC family transporter, which produces MIGALAGVFVQIIFPVVAIVAIGYLLGRHRPIDLGGVTTLSVSVLIPAIVFDSLTRAAVPRELLARLILHVGVQLLCIGLLTSAAARVLGWRGPSGAALLMAALFGNSGNIGLPLALFGFGQAGLAIAGSWFAVHAISVHTLGVFIAARARTGARAALARLVRLPILYAIVAGIVVNVSGWPPPAPVTKAIQLLAAGSLAVLLLLVGLHLPGLAPRPEAGGATLAAAIRLLAAPPIAWLTGRLLGLDGVALSVAVMQASMPTAVTAALWAMEFDTRPALVAAAVVLSTVASAFTLTLLLTVLTTRW; this is translated from the coding sequence GTGATCGGCGCCCTCGCCGGTGTCTTCGTCCAGATCATCTTCCCGGTGGTGGCCATCGTGGCGATCGGCTACCTCCTGGGCCGCCACCGCCCCATCGATCTGGGGGGCGTCACGACGCTCTCGGTGTCGGTGCTGATCCCGGCGATCGTCTTCGATTCCCTGACGCGCGCCGCGGTGCCGCGCGAGCTGCTGGCGCGGCTCATCCTGCACGTCGGCGTTCAGCTCCTCTGCATCGGCCTGCTCACGTCGGCGGCCGCGCGCGTGCTCGGCTGGCGCGGCCCTTCGGGCGCGGCGCTGCTGATGGCCGCCCTGTTCGGCAACTCCGGCAACATCGGCCTACCCCTGGCCCTGTTCGGCTTCGGCCAGGCCGGGCTCGCCATCGCCGGCAGCTGGTTCGCGGTCCATGCCATCAGCGTCCACACGCTCGGGGTGTTCATCGCGGCGCGGGCGCGGACGGGAGCGCGCGCGGCGCTGGCGCGGCTCGTCCGGCTGCCGATCTTGTACGCGATCGTCGCGGGCATCGTCGTCAATGTCTCGGGCTGGCCACCGCCGGCGCCGGTCACGAAGGCGATTCAGCTTCTGGCGGCAGGCTCGCTGGCGGTGCTGCTCTTGCTCGTGGGCCTTCATCTCCCCGGCCTCGCGCCGCGGCCCGAGGCCGGGGGCGCCACGCTGGCCGCGGCCATCCGCCTGCTGGCCGCGCCACCCATCGCCTGGCTGACCGGACGGCTGCTCGGCCTGGACGGCGTGGCGCTGTCGGTGGCGGTGATGCAGGCGAGCATGCCGACGGCGGTGACGGCGGCCCTCTGGGCGATGGAGTTCGACACGCGCCCGGCGCTGGTCGCGGCGGCGGTCGTGCTCTCGACCGTGGCGAGCGCCTTCACGCTGACCTTGCTGCTGACCGTCCTCACCACTCGCTGGTGA